From one Vigna radiata var. radiata cultivar VC1973A unplaced genomic scaffold, Vradiata_ver6 scaffold_165, whole genome shotgun sequence genomic stretch:
- the LOC111240831 gene encoding uncharacterized protein LOC111240831 has translation MAFSRKDWSHKLDNALWAYRTTMKTSMGLSPFQMVYGKACHLPVETEHKALWDLKLLNFDFHEIQSKRRNQLLELEEMWLHAYDSSRSYKEKVKFYHDRKLIKRVFTPGQQVLLFNSRLKLFPGKLKSKWSGPFVIKRVLPNEAVELETPDNDVQQWSWVVNGQRLKHYLGGEMEQFSTIMMLVDP, from the coding sequence ATGGCTTTTTCACGAAAGGATTGGTCACATAAATTAGATAATGCTCTTTGGGCATATAGGACAACTATGAAGACTTCCATGGGGTTATCACCTTTTCAGATGGTATATGGGAAAGCATGTCACTTACCAGTGGAGACGGAACATAAGGCTTTGTGGGATttgaaacttttaaattttgattttcatgaAATTCAAAGCAAGCGAAGAAATCAATTGTTAGAGCTTGAAGAGATGTGGTTACATGCATATGACTCATCTAGGAGCTATAAAGagaaggtgaaattttatcatgacagaAAGTTGATAAAGAGAGTCTTCACTCCAGGACAACAGGTGCTATTATTTAATTCACGGTTGAAGTTATTTCCTGgaaaattgaaatcaaaatggtcgggaccttttgTGATAAAGCGTGTGTTGCCGAATGAAGCTGTGGAATTAGAAACTCCAGATAATGATGTTCAGCAGTGGAGTTGGGTGGTAAATGGTCAGAGGCTCAAACATTATTTGGGAGGAGAGATGGAGCAATTCTCCACGATaatgatgttggtggatccatga
- the LOC106779670 gene encoding uncharacterized protein LOC106779670 isoform X1, with amino-acid sequence MNGGGEHVATESAMPVATEKVVQSVKEIVDCTEHEIYAVLEECDMDVNRAVEKLLSQDTFHEVKNKREKKKEGPFNSRTRGKNAGLSRRGKTGRDCSVVQSGLTHVTYNEHYKANGKGEGESVCVSASVMGPTTHDLVKSIKSDYFSNDNGRQSLITRHSVSDSAQASSGPQPSITGVKKGHLSMADIVRMGRTSSQDVVNNFNTSGVSACRNLESSLGLPCQNHSEQQVFHDEWPVIEHPIARYSQAPNMYASNSDGPLEHPSLHDTALCSHRNSELDVAPVSWRDVACDVVSEETESAPMSTKPALLSSNTGLQSHSNSNFGNTLSPDHRSSHKHHEDVSSSVSILQRLSIGESKPEVPTFEDEPSVVIPIHLQALGADCSHLSFGTYNRGSNSTSAVLTSNHLSKNVMEVKSAAVDDSSAQFLDASSVDYGYKQLGFDVPEGAAGDKNSDFLSSPKQWPVNHVIPQEIVEHEHNITASSRWVNTSLPLEQPGLGSRNHFTFSREQYADPNSIPGDLLSFLTSQSHPARHSNEVSSISNLAISMSNVTEPSAFSLPMRSALPQDPTIQSSTHFHQFLDKNGYLSLRSPQAFSGHTAHEYPADTKYNLVQNGNEFLINRLPPRATVRDAFGYGNLGSLVYSSESFLANPSPSHVIPSSNLNETLSSQYRGGHNLSSFHQHGSSSQWDYGSESGTSFIPERTQSNFLGHPNQAFLLQYASPGYFTLNHSQPRVLEEHQHPGSFQDLSSKNLHQFWQHNN; translated from the exons atgaaCGGCGGCGGAGAACACGTTGCAACGGAGAGCGCCATGCCGGTGGCGACGGAGAAGGTGGTGCAGAGCGTGAAGGAGATCGTAGACTGCACGGAGCATGAGATCTACGCTGTGCTCGAGGAATGTGACATGGACGTAAACCGCGCCGTTGAGAAGCTTCTCTCTCAAG ATACATTTCATGAGGTGAAAAATAAacgtgaaaagaaaaaagag GGGCCCTTCAATTCAAGGACTAGGGGTAAGAATGCAGGGTTGAGTCGCAGAGGCAAAACTGGCAGAGATTGCAGTGTTGTGCAAAGTGGATTAACACATGTGACTTATAACG AGCATTATAAAGCTAATGGCAAGGGGGAGGGTGAGTCAGTATGTGTTAGTGCTTCAGTTATGGGTCCTACAACTCATGATTTGGTGAAAAGTATTAAAAG TGATTATTTTAGTAATGATAATGGAAGACAGTCCTTAATAACAAGACATTCCGTATCGGATTCTGCCCAAGCCTCTTCAGGACCTCAACCCTCCATCACAGGAGTGAAAAAAGGACATCTTTCGATGGCAGACATTGTAAGAATGGGTAGAACATCATCACAAGATGTTGTGAACAACTTTAATACCTCAGGAGTTTCTGCATGTAGAAATTTGGAGTCAAGTTTAGGTCTTCCCTGTCAAAATCATTCTGAGCAACAAGTTTTTCATGATGAATGGCCTGTAATTGAGCATCCAATTGCTAGATATTCACAGGCACCAAACATGTATGCTTCAAATTCTGATGGGCCACTCGAGCATCCTAGCTTGCATGATACTGCATTATGTTCACACAGGAATAGTGAATTAGATGTAGCCCCAGTTTCATGGCGGGATGTTGCTTGTGATGTTGTTTCTGAAGAAACTGAATCTGCTCCTATGTCTACCAAACCGGCTCTTTTGAGCAGCAACACTGGACTACAATCTCATTCCAATTCTAACTTTGGGAATACTCTTTCCCCTGATCATCGTAGTTCTCATAAGCATCACGAAG ACGTGTCATCTTCTGTTTCAATTCTCCAGCGATTAAGTATAGGAGAGTCTAAACCAGAAGTGCCAACATTTGAAGATGAACCTTCAGTGGTTATTCCAATTCATTTACAAGCCTTGGGTGCTGACTGTTCACATTTGAGTTTTGGTACATATAATAGGGGCAGTAATTCTACATCTGCGGTTCTTACTTCTAATCATCTTTCTAAAAATGTCATGGAAGTGAAGTCTGCAGCTGTAGATGATTCTTCAGCTCAGTTCCTGGATGCGAg TTCTGTAGACTATGGTTATAAGCAGCTTGGATTTGATGTTCCTGAAGGAGCAGCTGGTGATAAAAACAGTGACTTCCTTTCGTCTCCTAAGCAATGGCCTGTGAACCATGTTATTCCTCAGGAAATTGTTGAGCATGAACACAACATCACAGCATCATCTCGCTGGGTGAATACGTCACTGCCTTTGGAACAGCCAGGCTTGGGGAGTCGAAaccattttactttttcaagagAACAG TATGCTGACCCAAATTCAATACCTGGTGATTTGTTGTCATTTCTTACATCACAATCACACCCTGCAAGACACAGTAATGAAGTATCATCTATAAGCAATCTTGCCATCTCCATGTCCAAT GTCACTGAGCCAAGTGCCTTTTCTCTACCTATGAGATCCGCACTTCCCCAGGATCCTACAATTCAATCCTCAACACATTTTCATCAATTTCTTGACAAGAATGGATATCTTTCCCTGCGCTCTCCGCAAGCATTTTCGGGCCATACTGCACATGAATATCCTGCAGATACGAAGTACAACCTTGTGCAAAATGGAAATGAATTCCTTATAAATAGATTGCCTCCCCGTGCCACTGTCAGAGATGCATTTGGTTATGGAAATCTTGGCTCTTTAGTTTATAGTTCTGAAAGCTTTCTGGCTAATCCATCTCCTTCTCATGTGATACCTTCAAGCAACTTAAACGAGACTTTATCTTCTCAGTATAGAGGTGGACATAACCTGAGCTCTTTTCATCAg CATGGCAGTTCTTCTCAATGGGACTATGGGTCTGAGTCAGGAACTTCGTTTATCCCGGAGAGAACCCAGTCTAACTTTCTGGGGCACCCAAATCAGGCTTTCTTGTTACAGTATGCTAGTCCTGGATATTTTACCCTTAATCATTCTCAGCCTCGTGTTTTGGAAGAACATCAGCACCCAGGTAGTTTCCAAGATTTGTCATCCAAGAACTTGCATCAATTTTGGCAGCACAATAACTAA
- the LOC106779670 gene encoding uncharacterized protein LOC106779670 isoform X2: MGPTTHDLVKSIKSDYFSNDNGRQSLITRHSVSDSAQASSGPQPSITGVKKGHLSMADIVRMGRTSSQDVVNNFNTSGVSACRNLESSLGLPCQNHSEQQVFHDEWPVIEHPIARYSQAPNMYASNSDGPLEHPSLHDTALCSHRNSELDVAPVSWRDVACDVVSEETESAPMSTKPALLSSNTGLQSHSNSNFGNTLSPDHRSSHKHHEDVSSSVSILQRLSIGESKPEVPTFEDEPSVVIPIHLQALGADCSHLSFGTYNRGSNSTSAVLTSNHLSKNVMEVKSAAVDDSSAQFLDASSVDYGYKQLGFDVPEGAAGDKNSDFLSSPKQWPVNHVIPQEIVEHEHNITASSRWVNTSLPLEQPGLGSRNHFTFSREQYADPNSIPGDLLSFLTSQSHPARHSNEVSSISNLAISMSNVTEPSAFSLPMRSALPQDPTIQSSTHFHQFLDKNGYLSLRSPQAFSGHTAHEYPADTKYNLVQNGNEFLINRLPPRATVRDAFGYGNLGSLVYSSESFLANPSPSHVIPSSNLNETLSSQYRGGHNLSSFHQHGSSSQWDYGSESGTSFIPERTQSNFLGHPNQAFLLQYASPGYFTLNHSQPRVLEEHQHPGSFQDLSSKNLHQFWQHNN, from the exons ATGGGTCCTACAACTCATGATTTGGTGAAAAGTATTAAAAG TGATTATTTTAGTAATGATAATGGAAGACAGTCCTTAATAACAAGACATTCCGTATCGGATTCTGCCCAAGCCTCTTCAGGACCTCAACCCTCCATCACAGGAGTGAAAAAAGGACATCTTTCGATGGCAGACATTGTAAGAATGGGTAGAACATCATCACAAGATGTTGTGAACAACTTTAATACCTCAGGAGTTTCTGCATGTAGAAATTTGGAGTCAAGTTTAGGTCTTCCCTGTCAAAATCATTCTGAGCAACAAGTTTTTCATGATGAATGGCCTGTAATTGAGCATCCAATTGCTAGATATTCACAGGCACCAAACATGTATGCTTCAAATTCTGATGGGCCACTCGAGCATCCTAGCTTGCATGATACTGCATTATGTTCACACAGGAATAGTGAATTAGATGTAGCCCCAGTTTCATGGCGGGATGTTGCTTGTGATGTTGTTTCTGAAGAAACTGAATCTGCTCCTATGTCTACCAAACCGGCTCTTTTGAGCAGCAACACTGGACTACAATCTCATTCCAATTCTAACTTTGGGAATACTCTTTCCCCTGATCATCGTAGTTCTCATAAGCATCACGAAG ACGTGTCATCTTCTGTTTCAATTCTCCAGCGATTAAGTATAGGAGAGTCTAAACCAGAAGTGCCAACATTTGAAGATGAACCTTCAGTGGTTATTCCAATTCATTTACAAGCCTTGGGTGCTGACTGTTCACATTTGAGTTTTGGTACATATAATAGGGGCAGTAATTCTACATCTGCGGTTCTTACTTCTAATCATCTTTCTAAAAATGTCATGGAAGTGAAGTCTGCAGCTGTAGATGATTCTTCAGCTCAGTTCCTGGATGCGAg TTCTGTAGACTATGGTTATAAGCAGCTTGGATTTGATGTTCCTGAAGGAGCAGCTGGTGATAAAAACAGTGACTTCCTTTCGTCTCCTAAGCAATGGCCTGTGAACCATGTTATTCCTCAGGAAATTGTTGAGCATGAACACAACATCACAGCATCATCTCGCTGGGTGAATACGTCACTGCCTTTGGAACAGCCAGGCTTGGGGAGTCGAAaccattttactttttcaagagAACAG TATGCTGACCCAAATTCAATACCTGGTGATTTGTTGTCATTTCTTACATCACAATCACACCCTGCAAGACACAGTAATGAAGTATCATCTATAAGCAATCTTGCCATCTCCATGTCCAAT GTCACTGAGCCAAGTGCCTTTTCTCTACCTATGAGATCCGCACTTCCCCAGGATCCTACAATTCAATCCTCAACACATTTTCATCAATTTCTTGACAAGAATGGATATCTTTCCCTGCGCTCTCCGCAAGCATTTTCGGGCCATACTGCACATGAATATCCTGCAGATACGAAGTACAACCTTGTGCAAAATGGAAATGAATTCCTTATAAATAGATTGCCTCCCCGTGCCACTGTCAGAGATGCATTTGGTTATGGAAATCTTGGCTCTTTAGTTTATAGTTCTGAAAGCTTTCTGGCTAATCCATCTCCTTCTCATGTGATACCTTCAAGCAACTTAAACGAGACTTTATCTTCTCAGTATAGAGGTGGACATAACCTGAGCTCTTTTCATCAg CATGGCAGTTCTTCTCAATGGGACTATGGGTCTGAGTCAGGAACTTCGTTTATCCCGGAGAGAACCCAGTCTAACTTTCTGGGGCACCCAAATCAGGCTTTCTTGTTACAGTATGCTAGTCCTGGATATTTTACCCTTAATCATTCTCAGCCTCGTGTTTTGGAAGAACATCAGCACCCAGGTAGTTTCCAAGATTTGTCATCCAAGAACTTGCATCAATTTTGGCAGCACAATAACTAA